GGAAATGTTTCCCCACTTAAACTTTATCCTTTAAATAGTGCATATGTAATAGGAAACTAAAGTTGGTGTGATATTGAAGACCAACTTTGAAATTTACTATTTTTGTGACTTGAAGGGTGAAATAccttcaaaaaataaattgagaaGGGagaattaaaggaaaaattattaaaaaattattccGTTTATTCAAGAAAGCTGAAGCGACTGATGACCGAAGTAACTTTCAAATTCCGGTTGTGGGAGGTGAGTATCTACCCCCGCAAATTCTCCTTCGCAAAACTTGCGGTCAGCGGCTTTCGAGTAAACAAAAAGACTACGTAGTCGACGTGGAAGTAAACGGTGGCGAGCAGCTGTCGGTATCGAAATATATCTGTGAAAGTGGTTCCTTTTCTTCACATTTAGGTTACTGAATAAGTTGAGTTATTATCAGACGGTAGGCCTTTGGTGTTCTAAGCCCTTTTTACCCAATGGCACGTTGACTATTCGTCTATTTGTGAGctgcttttgtatttttcagtCGGGTGCAGAATTAACTTCAGCAATAGCCCGTGCAGGAAAAAATAGTTTGATTTGAAGCGACGACTGTCGATCCTTTTGGACATTAAAGAGGGTATCATCTGTGGTAATGTCGACAGGGTTGAACGATATGCCCTCGCAAGAAGTAGCCATGGGAAGCAAGATCGAACTAAGGACATCGTCTGGAGCAGTCATTTGTTTGAACTTCTCAGAGAAAGATCAAGTTTTGCCGAAGATTGTGCGTCTCGTCGACCCAGATTCCGATCATTCTGTGGTATTTCGGTCGGAAAGTGGGGTTTATCACGAGCTCGATTCAGACTGTACTCAAAGTTTACACGAATTTCAACGCTTGGACCATTGTCCCCATTGTAACTGCGATGATTCAGTAAGTCACGGCTCCAACGGGAATGTTCGCCAAGGAAACGAACGGCTTGAAAAGCAACGGGAAAAACTTCAGAGGAAACTGCgggagagaaaggaaagcagCAAAGACGATGGAACTTGTGATGGTCATTGTCATCAAGTGATTCAGTTGCCAATTCAAGGCCTAAGACAATACGTTCATGTAAATACAGTCAAAATGAATGGAGAAAAGTGCAAGAGCGGTTCTTCAGACGAAGGTAATTTATTTGAATGCAGCAATTTTatgttttcgtttttattGAAGTTAAGAACAAGGAGACCTTTTATTAAGCTAAGTTGTAGTATTTAGGGAAAGAAAGCACTctgtcattttatttttatggaATGATTTTGAGGTTTTCCTCATTCTAAGCTTACATGAATTTGAATTCTTGTCGATTCATGTTGGCGTATCTTAATATTCATTGTTTTAGAGTGGCGATTTTTCCCATATCCTCTCACAATCTCTTATTTGAATACCATTTTCCTCTGTCTGGTATTCTATTGGTAAATTCTCGAGGCGATTGCACGTGTTTATTGTCGTTCAAGTTGTAGAAAAACCTTAGAGAAAATATTGAATCCATTGAAATGTTGAGAGATATTTAATTCCTTTTCTTACACAGAGTCATCACAAGGAACCAAGTCTACAAAAGGTTGacctttatttgttttatcttaTCCCTGTTTTAATCTCATTTCGTCTTTTCTGTTGCTGTTATCAAACATCTCGATCTATTAGTAATAAATGATCATTGTTGCTTGTACAACCAGTACCTGTAACATGGTTCAGAGAAAGTACCCTTATTCTATTGACAGTTTTCAGCAGGGGTGCCCTTTGTTTcgtttataaatatataaatatgttaagATGGGAGATTCCTTTAGACCTGATTTGacagtgaaaattttttttccatttagtgttgttttttttttttttacattgacCAAACTAAGCATAATATTTCCCTGACCATTATTCCTAGCACTTCCTTGAAAACGTCACTGTTACTGTTACAGTACAAACTGTATACCATTGCTTAATAAagacttttttaattttgacaacAGGCATAACTAAGCTGGAGAAGTCTTGCTTGATTTTTAAGAAAGACTTGAGCATCCTTTTTTAGATTCTTCCTTtgagtgtttgttttttgttcatttgttaTACAAGACGGGTGTAAATAAATTGTGTAGTGGCTGACTCAACATGGCCCAAAACAGCCGCCTGCTGTCAGTGCGCTCTTGCAACCTCGCAACCTTATCCATAACAATATTGCTTACagctgttattgttgttttgcatttcaaaagGCCACAGATAGTCCAATTTTTTACCTATCCTCAATTCGTTGGTAACCAACATGATTCTAATATGGGCAAACTTTTTTCTTATTGGAAAGAAATATGTACACCTTAAAGTTATTTTCGTCTCAGTGTGATGACCTTAGATTGAAACCCTAGACACATCTTGAAGAATTTAAACAAGTTTTGGCTCAATTAAAttggaataatttattaataatcaTCATAATTACCACTTAGGGTTCACAGAAGAAATGCTGTGGCAAAGTCAGTTAtaatcaaagttttttttcacacGTAATTCATAAGTTTAAACCTGATCTCAACTGCTTGTAAGGGTCAGTCATTTATCTTCTAGCTTTTAGTGAACTTAATATTTGGCAAATCTGGTCACTGATTGCATTTTTTAATAGTTGATTTATGACTGAACAAACAACATTTCAGAATTGTGGACTGCTTCCATAGTAAAACAGAATGTTGTTTGGTTATCACCTATAAAGTTGGCAAGTTCTTAAAATACTGTTTAATGTTAAGAGGTCTATTCACTGGTAAATGCTGccataattattttgacaaaTCTACTGGtatgcaatttgaaggtttgtGCTCATTGTGAGAGTCCTCATTACAACCCTTTTCTTTTAGCCTCTGTTTTTAGCATATTTTCTTATCAGACTTACCCAAAAACATGCGCTGTATTTGGACTAGTAAACTTCCATCAGTGTATGAAACTGGGAATGTTTaatcaaataaaatatcaCCCAATATTAATACCAAACCATATAGTTCAAACCAATAACAGCCAACTTTGACAGTAAGATGTATAAATGATATTTACTTGATATGATTTAAAATAAAGATAACCATACTAATTATGGTTATATACGTAAATATATTACTTATTTATTGGTTTGATCTATaagcagaaaataattgttattttctgGTCATAGATCAAACCAACATATAAGTCAACCCTGATTTTTGAAGCTATAAGTTGACATTTTACCAATTTGTGGTGTAAAGTTGTGTACAAAGTTGTGTTCAAAATCCTTATCATTTTGTTGTAGCAGAGTtttgtgggaaaaaaaagtgttgatCATGATCAAGCAAGACACTTCAGTCCGAATTTCGTTTAAAATCCCAGCAAACTGTGTAAATTTTAGGTGATGTTGGGAGCCTTTTGTGCCAGTAAAAATCTCAGAACACTTGAAAATATAGGAGAAGGTTTTAGCTCACATCGTTTAGGTGTGTTTATTCCcgaattcttttattttgcaggAGAAAAAATACTACCTGAGGAGCTGAAGATTCACAAAGCACCTGAGGTATTAATAAGTCATTTATTACACTGTCTCTTAAAGTTCACATTGTTGGGAAGTGCAAGATTATTTACCAGTGTaagaagcaagaaaaaaataattgaccaCTTTACCCATAATTCTCTAGCTTGCCTTTGCAATGATAATCAAACCTAAGTCTCTATTAACATTATACAAAAAGTTAAATTCTATGCTTGTCTGTTGCTATCTATCTGTAATGGAGAACAGACATATTATTGACATCACTGTTAACATTATGCTATCACTTCTTTATTGTATGAAGCAAATACTGTAGATTGCATGTTGCCCAgggtctgttcagtaatagatcacagaaggCATCAAAATGCAGTAAGAACATTAGTGACACACTTGCCTAATGCCTCTTACACCACtattttgttcttaccacattttgatatcatctgtgatctattccTGAACAGACCCATGgtaacatggaatctatttgttaaattatgAGAAAAACAGTGAAGGCCTAGTAGTACTAACCAGATGGTGGAgccattattattttggttaCGAAGTCAGCTTTTTAGGTTGGACATGTGAACATAGCTGGGACCTTTTTCCTGTGCTCTTCCATTCTTTGAATTTACCAGAAGTATTAGAATCATGAAACAGCTGGAAATGGCCCAAAACCATCCTTGTTTTGACTTGTGTGCAGTAATCTTAGGACAAAGATGGTTAACCTGTGGCATTGCCATTAGACTTCCTTCTTATAAAAACGGTTGTGAATGTTTTTGGAATGAACCATGTACACAAGGGGCGCTAGCTTATAGACATCTGAAGAAGCAATTTGATGATGGTTCTATAGGCTCTGTCCTTTTCAAAAGGTTTTATCTATGTCTGTTCATTTTCTAGATTCAAGTCTTGAACTACACAACAGTCAAGGTATCTTGGACTGGGCAAGTTAGTAACAATAGTCATCTGACTGGATGTAGCTTTGATCTGCAAATGTTTACGAAGACAAAGCCCTACCACTCAATTTACAGGTATTTAGAAGAGCTGCAGTCAGAGACCCTGCTTGAAGACCATCACAGGAATTCTGTGCTATTTTTGTTCGATTCCATGGTGCATTAAAGTGCCCCTATTCTGGGATTTGAGTAATGATGATGTACTAGCAATGATACCGATTTGCCATTTTGTTCATTCAAGTTCATTGATTCAGTCAAACTGCTTAACCACTATCACTATtgatttgtaataataataattataaagataagattattttgtttactCATTATAAAGAACTTCAGCTGGTAGAAGGCAATGACTTGGGTTTTTGCAAAGCATGGTAGAATGGAACATTttatccaactagtggtcagAGAGGGGTTACAACCTGGTGCGAGTGAGAGCAAATTTCAACACTTCAATCATCAGGCCCTGTCATCAGTCCCTGTGTTTctgctttttttatttaaagagcTGCATCCTTTGTACTGTTTTCAGTGGCTCAGATGAAGAGTTCATAGTGAAAGACCTTGTACCAGGAGGACAGTACTGCTTTAGGTAATACTTTGtctttctcaaactcattaataattcataactTGAGCCCACCAATCAATAACTGTATACCACGTCATTTGGTTACCAAATTAAAAGCTAGATGAAAATGCTTTTTAGATTTGGATATCTTTATATCCAAATCTTTGAGATTTGGATGCAATATCCAATTGTCTACTGATTctagaaaaatcatgtgacaTGATTGAATTAATTCCAAGGAAATAATGCCTCaggcaaacaacaaaaatttgtttccttCAAAGAAAGTAACAAAACAGTTTGGTAATTCACATATTACTGCAgttcatgaaatttataatgaCTTCAACTTTTGACATTCATGTTTTCAATGCTTTCAGTCAACTCTTGCACATCCTTACCAATATCTTCACCTTTAAACAGTCCACCTGGCTCAGTGCTGCAAATCTTACACATTCTTTGGTCTTGCCATTGTCGAAAAAATCTGTAATGCCCATTTGTTCTTGTAAACGGTGTATTTCAGAACAGAATCCATAACACACTCCCTTGCTCGTTTAATGTTTTGGGCATCTGAAACCTTGAGTTTGACTCATCCATGTCCCACAAAACATTGAATATGATAAAGACTAAATTAGGTAGGATAACTTCCAAATGATGCATTCCATCCAAACCGTTTTTATCACACAGCTATTGTTTAATTAAtcaaatgaaacaacaagacTCAATAAATAATGATTCTTGGCCGCTCGTTTGAGAAGCTACACCAAAAACacttgctttttgttttgtcggGACAATAAAGAATGAAGCTAAATTTTATTAacagaaattttcttttgtcaaagaaTTCAAGCAGTGAAGGATGATGACAGAGGAGAGTTTTCACCAGAAGGAATCTGCCACATGCCAAGCACAATACCATCAACTCCTATGCCACCTTCTCTTGCAAGCAAGGCAAAGACAAGCCTTACTCTCAAGTGGGCGGTTAGTCAATCAGGACTAAATTTGTTGAAGTTAAAGTGTTCCATTTTAAACTACTTCTTTACTTGCTGGAAAGTCTATAGACAGCATAGGGGCAGCCTTTACTGTTACAGATAGTTGCTGCATTTCTTGCATTTGCAACAAGTTTGCTAGGTTAATTGGCATTCTCTTCCCCCTTTCATGCCCTTTTTATACAGCACTGACCCAGGTTGATGGCAGTTTTGGTATTGACCATCCCACAGGACTGTCTTTTGTCCTCTATATTGACAATTGAGTTCACCAACAagtaaccccccccccccccccccttcctgCCCCCAACCTCAAGCTCCTTGGGTTATTTTATGAGGATAATTCTGGCACAATTTAATTGATTTAGTCTCTTCAACATATGTGCCAATCTTCAGGCTCCATCAGATAATGGTTCAGCCATCACAAATTATCGGCTAGAGTGGAACAAGGGTGAGAAGGGAGGTCCTTTCACAGAGGTCTACTGTGGACAACAAAGACAGTTTAGGTTGACACACAAGCTACCTCCAGCTACACCTTGTTCATTCAGGGTACAAGCTGTGAATGGCATTGGAGCCAGGTGACTATTGACTTTTTCTCGTGTAGGCATGCAAATCTATGTAACCTGTAAGTCTGAATTGAATTTTTGTTGagggaaaatattttccgAGTTAATATGGAGAAGAAGCTTCACTTAACCCCATTCATTTTCATGACTGCATACAATCCCCTATTGACTGAACATCCTGTTGGCTCTCGAGTAACAGTCAagctccagttgttcaatgGGTGGGTGGCACTCTCCAGTGGATAACTCAAAAGGTTTTTGCATGAAACATATCTCTGGATAGTGAATTATCTGCTGGTTGGTACTATTTagcctttgaacaactgagggTAGGGGTCTATCTCAGCTGAGTCTACTGGTCTTATGTAATGATGTTGTATAATGTCTGCTTTGACTTCACTTTCTATTCTAACAGTAAATTTAGCAAAGAGCTGAGGTGTGTGACTGCTCCTAGTGTACCATCAACACCCACACCTCCCCAGATGGTTAGAGCAAGTGTCAATTCCATTCAATTTTCATGGAGTAAGCCTGAATCAAAAGGAGGTAATCTTGGCAGATCTAGATATTTGTGGTAAAATGCTTATTGCACAAACATAATCCACCACAAGCTTAGgagatgttttgttttactagCCTAGGTAATGTTATTAGGCTTACTAAACATTGTTAAACCTACATTTGTAATGAAGTTGTATTGGTGTTggtcattattatcatcaagTTTTCTCTCTTTGGGTGTCAGTTAAACCATGTTTCTATAGAATCAAAGTATaaacttttataaaataacaaagataGTATGCATGCTCTGACTGGCCAAGAGGTGTGCttgtaaacatggttgtgtgacatggaaaacatttctattgcttaagttGATCTGTGTCAAAACTTGCATGAAATGCTACAACTTTTTCATTACAAGGATCTTCAAATTAACTGTTTGCGCATTTTTGTGTTGTGATTTTCACAGTCTTGAAGCAATGTCATAAAAGTATTTTAAACTTTCTGTTGTTTTCCCTGCCATTTTGATCAGTGTGGTGATGCTTGTGGAAATATTTGAGAATTTGCCAGCTGTTGGGATAGCTCACATTTTTTCCGGGGGCTTTCTGGCATAATTTATGCTCATTTAGCAAGGGAGTTGCATGTTTAAATGAGTATGTCATTCAGGACAGGTTTGCTTCATTTGGGTTTAAACTTAGCaagttgtttgtgtttttcttttttagcgGAGATCACTGAGTACTTGGTTGAAATGGACGACAATACCACGGTACTTGACAAAGATTTAACATTATTTGTTCATGATTTTTCTGGAACTTAAACTACATGGCAATGTATTGATATGACATGGTTTTGTACCATGTATTGATCTGTCATCCTTGATTGACAATGACTTCTGACCTCTCTTCAACCTATCTTACCCAGAGGAAGTTTTAAAGTGCACCTAACCcctaaaaatttaaattcttgTATTATCCATAATATGtagttgaaaaatatttttaatttggtTAAATCCTTGATTTTCTGTTAATCATCaagatttttgtttgtttttgttttttgtttttgcaacttttgcacCAAAGTGCAAGTTGATATGCAAACGAGACACTAAATCCCATGCGAGGCATATCACCTTCTCTGTTCCCACCCATACCCATAGactcacaaaggacagccacaacaccgggaacttcatgccccgCTCTTTTTGAAttgtgtgtgggttctttaacgccCCACTATGAACgtataaacatggaaggtatctgtgagacgggacctagggtttatcgtccttatccaagaggacttgaaagtctaaccatctGCTAATTTAATTACAAATGCAGCACTTTctgctcagttattttaagaccctgagtgttggtctggccggagtcgaactcacgacctcccgcatgacatcCTGATGTTCCACCACTGAGCTACTGGTACGTGGTTCAAATCCGAGCAAGGAGAGATCTGGGGCAAGCTAGAGCTGTAATGTCAATTCCAGAATAACTGAAATCTGCATCCCTCATGTCTCCCTTAGCGTCTTTAACAAACTGAAGTTCTTGCAGAACAACAAATGTCTGCATCAGAAGAAAAATTAGATTTTATCTATCTGAATTCAGTCGATCCTTAATTGAGTTCGTCTCCATCATACAAGATTGAAGAAGAAAGCAAGGGCCCATCTGCAGATCTCTTGACAAGTGATCACCCTCTTCTGTTTTACAAAATCAACCCATTTCCTCCTCTGCCTCTTGGCTTCCGGACGATCATCTTCAAAACAAGGACTCGCGTTCTGCGATATACCCTGAGCTTCATCTTTTTGATCGCTGCAATCAGCAGCAATGCAAATTATAGGCATTTCTTTTGTGcacaataaagaaataatgagTGGAATTTTGTTGATTTCCCTGAGATTGCGGGGAAATAGGTAGGTTCTGGAACTGACGTCTCTGATTCCACTCACCCTCATTGTTGCCTCACTCAGACTTGAACCAAAATTGTGTCTCTTTTGGTGGGATTTTCCACCGTTCAAAAAATCACAGAAAATCAAGGGTTTAcccaaattaattttttttgtctataTTCTAGATAATATGAAgagttatttaaattttttaggagttaggtgcactttaaatgacaactttttattaaaattatctTGATGAGGCTTCCAACATCAAACAGTACCGAAtgacaacaattattattattaagaaaatggtttgaacccaggagtaacataccttgattgaaaaagatcatctgggtgattggagtcctgagaaggagtattgttagtgactgacatttcgacaacctgtgcagaagccatcttcagagtcaagtgatttcagtaatttattttttttaacttttctgtTGTGAGAAGTTGTCTTTTAGCCAAGATATTTATCTGATTGTatgattgtaataataattttgttatccTTTCAGGGCTATGGTTTCCGAGTAGTGTATCGTGGATTAGAAAACACGTGTGTTGTTGACAAGTTACAGAGAAACACTTGTTACAAATTTAGGGTATGTAGTGACAAGAGACTGTTGTTCTGTGAAGCTGGCTGAAAACTCTTGTTTTGATGGTTGAAGAGAAATCTTGTGCATCTGTTTCAtgatgacttttttttctatttgcaGTTGCTTGCGGTAAATTCTCAAGGGAAAAGCAAGTGGAGTGATGTTGTTCTGTTTAGCACTCATCCAGAAAGACCAGGTAATGATCCAGAAAACATATGTCAGGGTCTCCCTAGAGCAAGATGGCTATTCAAGTCCTTTCTTTATATTGATATTCTCAGGGGGCCCAGCAACTGTTTCTATGGTGTGGGCCCCAAATTGATGTTTCAAGAGATTTCTTTAGATCTGCAGGGAGTTGACTTTGAAACTTTAAAGCTTTAACAGTATCATGTCAATTGTTCTGTTAATGGCAAATATTTATTGTGTGATTATAGTAAGAGAATTCCACTTATTTACCTTGATCCACATTTACCTTTGGGCATGCTCTTTTTGGATTCATCTTTTCTGACAGGTCAACCTTTTAGTCCTCGACTGGAAGGCAAAGTTCGGACTGCAGGATTCACTGTCACCTGGGGTAATCATGCTTGTAGCTTTCTGAATTAATATGCATTAAACATTTGGCCACTGGCAtcaaggacggtgcctaccattgttattgcgcatacgttctgcgcatctccagatactcggatctcctatcgccaatgcttactaatacagggatctttttttgcatggtttaaaactatccggagaaagtacaTCTtggtaagtactcttggtatccaaaaagaaaattgggggtaaccatgcatttttgagagataattaagcttcaatttgagaaagaacgccatacattgctttgtattttaaagctttttacagatattattcatgaattatctttgaaaaatgcgtggctatccccaattttctttttggatttcaataggacttgttaagatctacatttcctgcataatcccacactggggaaaaaatatctttaattagtaggcaccgtccttaagaccATTTAGCACAAAACATTAAGGTCAAGTACACAATAGAgattgaaatgcattgcttgttttgttttagcaCTCCCATCTGACAATGGAGGATCAGAGGTCACTGCTCTCTTGTTAGAAGCAGATGATGGAAAAGGTACTGTGTTATATTGTCTTTTATTTGCCTCTAAAATAGAAGCAGCTACAAAACATCGTAGTGGTAAAAGCGAATGGCAATAAAGCCCAGAAACCACAAGCCTTGTAAACTTCTCTCCTCCTAAATTATAGAATAAAATACAAGAATGAGAAAATGGACTATGGGAGTGAAATAACTAGCCAAATTACCATAGTTTCCTTTGCATAAGTTGACCTTTTTAGTCTTGAATATCACTCCAAAAATTATACACTGAACAAAACTTTAACAGGCATTCAGTGGATGGAAAAAATAACACCTCATTGGTGTAACCATTGAAATTCAGGCTTTTGTGATTGAGCATAAAATGTCACAAAATTTTCTCTCAACTTTCAGCTCCAATGAGTATACATGTAAATGCAGTAATAATCATACCAAAAATAATGAGAAATTGTTTGTCCTTTAAGGAGGGGATTTCAGAGAGGTGTATAGAGGATTGGAGTGTGAATACATTTTCAATGACCTGTCACCTGGACAGCAGTACAGGTTACGTCTTGCGGCAATGAATGTTGGCGGGATTAGTGACGTGAGTAGGCCTTTAAAACCCTAGTTCTCTTGTCAGTAGTATCaataatttatggtaatttcCTTCTTTTGGTTGCTTTGTGTTGTGTTGAGACTTCATCCAGCCATTGTATCATTTCCTTTGGAAAGTAACATCACTCGATTCAGTTCTCTCTTCTTGGGAGTATAATCAAAACCAGTGAATGATATGCTTCTAGGGAAGAGAGGAACATAAAACCAGAGATCAACAAGCATTCCATCCAGGGTAGAGAGACCATAGTTCTTAGTTGTCACTTGTTGTGGAAACCTTAATATACTTTGATATTATTGGCCTTTGTAGCATATATGTGATTCATTCTTTTACTTATTAGAAACTGATGATAAATTTGTTTACTTGTACTACAGTATTTGTTTCTGTGCTTTTAGTGGTCGAGAATGGCAAAGATCCGAACATTACCCGTGGTCCCAGGCCCAGCAAATCCTCCATTATTGTCAAAACAGCATAGACATCAACCAAACGTTTTGGATCTTCTCTGGGGTAAGACAATTAAGAAAGGGCTTGTTTAGTTCTTGTATCTGCAAATGCCATTGACACTTTCATATTCTTTGAGAGGAGAGCAAAGATTTGATAGGCCTGAAAATAGTGACATTGAATTTTACTTCgtcattttcttgttattgtATTACCTCACCCTTATTCTTGTGTAATTGCGTTcgggtttgttttgttttattttcagacCCACCAAATTACAACGGGGGTGCCCCAATTTTGGGATACACTTTGGAAATGGAGAATACCACAACGAAAGGTTCGCTTTCTAAAAATTCGTTCAATGTTTTTCCTGTGTGGAAGAAAAGAGTTGCCTTTGTATGGTTTCACTGTGGCATGGATGGAAGATAATATTTGCTTCAGTTTATTCGACTTCTAGattgtcttttgtttgcattgcAGAGTTCAGGGAAATTCACCATCTTGTTGACAATATCTGCACAGTGGCAGGACTTCTTCCTGGAAAAACGTATGCTTTCAGAGTGAAGGCAAGAAATGAAGTTGGGGTAAGAACTGTTAACCCTGCCAAAGATGAAAAAGCATTAGTCATGCATAGGTAGCAATTACAATTGGgcattttccttttgaatGCAGTTTAACACAACAACATTTGCCGTTGTTAAATCCCTGTACCTTATAGAAGCGATTCAATCCATTTAAATGTTAGGAGAAGACATTATTGACTTTGACTAGGaatgaattttttcattctaaaTCTCTCTCAAAAATGGGAAAATAAGAGCAGACCATACTGTTGGAGAGGCGGGTtagcaaagaaaagaattcaTACCAACTTCTCTGTTAATTTACCCAACAGGTAGGAAAACCGTCAGCAGTGTCACGCGTCACGACCGCCCCAGGCCCTCCCTGCACGCCAAACGCACCGGACATGATGTGTCGGTCTGCAGCAGCAATTCTTGTCTCATGGGAGGTAAGGGTATATGCAAGTTATCACATCCCTTATATAGGGGTCCTGTGCGGACCTCATTGCAATACACGTTTTTGTGGAAAATTACTTGGTGaacaaaagatttcagagAACAACATTATGCAGcgcaaaaggaaaatatctgtttgtttatgttttattGTTGATTATTTTTACGTTCACAGCATCCAGAGGAAAATGGAAGCCCTGTAATTGGTTATACACTGGAATGGATGATTGAAGGAAAGTTTGTGGAGGTAGAATAGTTGGCATAGTTATTTTGATTGAACTTCATTTTATGTCATTCTTTAATATTTACGCCATCATCCTCACTACGTGATATGATGTCATCACTTTAATAGGATGTTGAAACATAAATTGCGTGATTGACTGATCTCTTTCAGCTTTATTCTGGGCCAGACAAAACCTGTGAAATCCGTAAAGGAGTTAGTCCAGCAAGTTTTTACTATTTCCGAGTCAAGGTTTGTTACCACTGTACTTGAATCTTGAGTTTTACTTGAATATTGGTGCGATTTTTATGGATCTTTTAGACAACTAAcgggcaatttttttcatccctAGGCATTGAGTGCTGCTGGTCAAAGTCTTTGGAGTCCAGTTAGCACTTGTCAAACCCCACCTGCGTCGCCGTGTGCAATTTCGTCGATCAAAGTGGTAAATA
This sequence is a window from Acropora palmata chromosome 9, jaAcrPala1.3, whole genome shotgun sequence. Protein-coding genes within it:
- the LOC141893344 gene encoding fibronectin type-III domain-containing protein 3A-like is translated as MSTGLNDMPSQEVAMGSKIELRTSSGAVICLNFSEKDQVLPKIVRLVDPDSDHSVVFRSESGVYHELDSDCTQSLHEFQRLDHCPHCNCDDSVSHGSNGNVRQGNERLEKQREKLQRKLRERKESSKDDGTCDGHCHQVIQLPIQGLRQYVHVNTVKMNGEKCKSGSSDEESSQGTKSTKGEKILPEELKIHKAPEIQVLNYTTVKVSWTGQVSNNSHLTGCSFDLQMFTKTKPYHSIYSGSDEEFIVKDLVPGGQYCFRIQAVKDDDRGEFSPEGICHMPSTIPSTPMPPSLASKAKTSLTLKWAAPSDNGSAITNYRLEWNKGEKGGPFTEVYCGQQRQFRLTHKLPPATPCSFRVQAVNGIGASKFSKELRCVTAPSVPSTPTPPQMVRASVNSIQFSWSKPESKGAEITEYLVEMDDNTTGYGFRVVYRGLENTCVVDKLQRNTCYKFRLLAVNSQGKSKWSDVVLFSTHPERPGQPFSPRLEGKVRTAGFTVTWALPSDNGGSEVTALLLEADDGKGGDFREVYRGLECEYIFNDLSPGQQYRLRLAAMNVGGISDWSRMAKIRTLPVVPGPANPPLLSKQHRHQPNVLDLLWDPPNYNGGAPILGYTLEMENTTTKEFREIHHLVDNICTVAGLLPGKTYAFRVKARNEVGVGKPSAVSRVTTAPGPPCTPNAPDMMCRSAAAILVSWEHPEENGSPVIGYTLEWMIEGKFVELYSGPDKTCEIRKGVSPASFYYFRVKALSAAGQSLWSPVSTCQTPPASPCAISSIKVVDQSSSHVRLRWKHPGNNGAPITSYNVEVTGYKNISFDVDTAEISETEEEALVVQEYNITDLQPNTSYRIRVQAVNRIGCGPFNSVFAITGDVPPLAPHLELVSSSYQSLKLKWTSSNASGGKNGIVVGVTFTLQMLDKNGIFTTIFSGSSTSHKVNKLQERTEYQFRIQASNDAGAGPFSDVVSFMTTSQPPNVVKGLSAESSSTSSVTVTWDPMQSLRNGDTVEYLLQAQCVGKDLDFRQVYQGPNTKFEYDSLPASTEMRFRVCALRLTTATDEAPVPIKGSFSPIASVKTFSPRKISETVADSKSLEPKDKEPFKITLTDKQWALVFFSAFALLVFMVVLLLPCLFSVTD